In the genome of Croceimicrobium hydrocarbonivorans, one region contains:
- a CDS encoding UvrD-helicase domain-containing protein, with amino-acid sequence MHERFLIYNASAGSGKTFQLVRNYLKRCLSTKDAKRFMHILAITFTKKAAGEMKVRLIKQLKLLKSYPDIEAGDRAYAEELAAELAIDPIELKHRASAALSGILHHYAAFNVSTIDSFTNRLIRSFSKDLNINGHFQVELDNDRILEEAVDRLLDELEEEGPFTEVLRRYIRQQLDDESAFDSRRLLINRGKELFQERAFPYLEALKELDPETLLNIEAALRGRLNQLRGSFQKEASDFLQRCEELDLAGEDFRRGGLYSWVQAISQADFKPFNKTQIETFEEKGPEHIPSTKGKKKPALNDANILQDLYERAKKIKDLEEGSFEEYWILDRVLKGIHALALLGEIEVRIDQIKEESGRMPIGDFNKIISKELREQPAPFLYERLGDRFQDFFIDEFQDTSRLQWENLLPLLNNALASEGSSTMIVGDAKQSIYRFRGGDLQLFVDLFSDKDASNKVAGRELYQRKVVPMEHNWRSRSGLVDFNNRFFETLSAELPNAEYREIYKQGKQVPAKAEGGYISLELLDNRPSPEMEDEALLNRINDLLQAGYRQRDICLLSRSNKTGRRAAKFLLEQEANLDLAPGEALQILSADSLLIGASAEVQAIISFLEMSEFPKDKERRRAWLALFAERFCPFGQDPHDFRKAWSEKNLKEIGEGLNSLFGSFDFDQWQAQELLEKCYQLMQLFEMPWQNDPYLQFFLDQIQEYQSHSRPVTAEFLQWWQETGSEKSLSIPEDTNAIQVMSVHKAKGLEFPVVIYLSAYGALQSGGGSTNPRAWVDLDPDSFGLSFSFIDLVKPPIPEFQPQYTAWYEEELSRIMMDNLNIYYVAFTRAEQELHIISQMPSKTGNQQSFESFLSRYFEAEEPGIYEIGSRQGPVKEEAEQFGFEPQSFKALPWMEKLELISNVPRHWQHDKLADARWGTKMHQLLAQIRKSSDLDQVLKRAQNESWLDEEDLIQLKPQLNNLLNHKDLAELYHPDGRVYNERSLLVPGQGKRIPDRLVSLNDRWYLADYKTGVELAAHQQQLQDYAQLLKEAGIELQKAVLIYLGEELKVVKLKL; translated from the coding sequence ATGCACGAACGCTTCCTTATTTACAATGCCTCAGCCGGTTCGGGAAAAACCTTTCAACTGGTGCGCAATTACTTAAAGCGTTGTTTGAGTACTAAAGATGCAAAGCGCTTCATGCATATCCTGGCCATCACCTTTACTAAAAAGGCCGCTGGTGAGATGAAAGTTCGCCTCATCAAGCAATTAAAGCTCTTAAAGTCCTATCCGGATATTGAAGCAGGAGATCGGGCTTATGCCGAGGAATTAGCCGCTGAACTAGCGATTGATCCCATCGAGTTAAAACACCGAGCTAGTGCTGCCTTATCGGGCATCCTGCATCATTATGCGGCCTTTAATGTGTCTACCATCGACAGTTTTACCAATCGCCTGATTCGCAGCTTTAGCAAGGACCTTAATATTAATGGTCATTTTCAAGTAGAGCTGGATAATGACCGCATCCTGGAAGAGGCGGTAGATCGTCTTTTGGATGAATTGGAAGAGGAAGGTCCTTTTACGGAAGTATTGCGACGTTATATCCGCCAACAGCTTGATGATGAAAGCGCATTTGACAGTCGCAGGCTTTTGATAAATCGCGGAAAGGAACTGTTTCAAGAGCGGGCCTTTCCCTATTTGGAAGCTCTCAAAGAATTAGACCCTGAAACTTTGCTGAACATTGAAGCAGCACTGCGGGGACGGTTAAATCAGTTAAGGGGATCTTTTCAAAAAGAGGCTTCTGACTTTTTACAGCGATGCGAGGAATTGGATCTAGCTGGGGAGGATTTTAGAAGAGGAGGCTTATATTCTTGGGTTCAGGCGATAAGCCAAGCGGACTTCAAGCCATTTAATAAGACTCAGATTGAAACTTTCGAAGAGAAAGGGCCTGAGCATATCCCATCTACCAAGGGGAAAAAGAAGCCGGCTTTAAATGATGCCAATATACTCCAGGATCTTTATGAAAGAGCTAAGAAAATCAAAGACTTAGAGGAAGGTAGTTTCGAAGAATATTGGATTTTAGATCGAGTTCTCAAAGGAATTCATGCTTTAGCCCTATTAGGGGAAATCGAAGTACGAATAGACCAGATAAAGGAGGAAAGTGGCCGAATGCCCATTGGCGATTTCAACAAGATTATCTCTAAAGAACTACGAGAGCAACCAGCGCCCTTCCTTTACGAACGTTTAGGGGATCGTTTTCAAGACTTTTTTATTGACGAGTTTCAGGATACCTCTCGCCTGCAGTGGGAAAACCTCTTACCCCTTTTAAATAATGCTCTGGCATCTGAAGGCAGTAGCACTATGATTGTGGGAGATGCCAAACAAAGTATATATCGCTTTAGAGGAGGCGATCTGCAATTGTTTGTGGACCTTTTTAGTGATAAAGATGCTAGTAATAAAGTCGCTGGTCGGGAGCTCTACCAAAGAAAGGTAGTTCCGATGGAGCATAATTGGCGCTCGCGCTCAGGCCTGGTGGATTTTAATAACCGCTTTTTTGAAACCTTAAGTGCAGAGTTGCCCAATGCCGAGTACCGTGAGATTTATAAACAGGGTAAACAAGTACCCGCAAAGGCAGAAGGAGGCTATATAAGTCTGGAGCTTTTAGACAATAGGCCCAGCCCGGAAATGGAGGACGAGGCCTTACTAAACAGGATAAACGATTTGCTCCAAGCTGGTTATCGGCAAAGGGATATCTGTCTTTTGTCGAGAAGCAATAAAACCGGACGTAGAGCCGCCAAATTTCTTTTGGAACAAGAGGCAAATTTGGACTTAGCTCCCGGAGAGGCCCTGCAAATTCTTTCTGCCGATAGCCTTTTAATTGGCGCTTCCGCTGAAGTGCAGGCTATTATTTCCTTTTTGGAGATGTCGGAATTCCCAAAAGATAAAGAACGTCGTCGGGCTTGGCTAGCTTTGTTTGCGGAGCGTTTCTGCCCTTTTGGTCAAGACCCACATGATTTTAGAAAGGCCTGGTCTGAAAAGAACTTGAAGGAGATTGGGGAGGGATTAAACAGCTTGTTTGGTTCCTTTGATTTTGACCAATGGCAGGCCCAGGAGCTTTTGGAAAAATGCTATCAATTAATGCAGCTTTTCGAAATGCCCTGGCAAAATGATCCCTATTTGCAATTCTTCTTGGATCAGATTCAGGAGTACCAAAGCCATAGTCGCCCAGTAACCGCGGAGTTTTTGCAATGGTGGCAAGAAACCGGATCTGAAAAAAGTTTGAGCATCCCGGAAGACACCAATGCCATTCAAGTTATGAGTGTGCATAAAGCGAAGGGCCTCGAATTTCCGGTGGTGATTTATCTATCGGCTTATGGCGCCCTGCAAAGCGGTGGTGGCTCTACTAATCCTCGCGCTTGGGTAGATTTGGATCCGGATAGCTTTGGCCTCTCTTTTAGCTTTATTGATTTGGTAAAACCACCAATCCCCGAATTTCAACCGCAGTATACAGCTTGGTATGAGGAGGAGCTTTCGAGGATAATGATGGATAACCTTAATATCTATTATGTGGCTTTTACCCGTGCGGAACAGGAGCTGCATATTATCAGCCAAATGCCGTCCAAGACTGGTAATCAGCAAAGCTTCGAATCTTTCTTAAGCCGCTATTTCGAAGCAGAAGAACCGGGTATATATGAGATCGGAAGCCGCCAGGGGCCAGTTAAGGAAGAGGCAGAACAGTTTGGTTTCGAACCCCAAAGCTTTAAGGCTTTGCCCTGGATGGAAAAACTGGAACTTATAAGCAATGTGCCTAGGCACTGGCAACACGATAAACTGGCAGATGCCCGTTGGGGAACCAAGATGCATCAATTACTAGCGCAAATCCGCAAGTCTAGTGACCTTGATCAGGTATTAAAAAGAGCTCAAAATGAATCCTGGTTGGATGAAGAGGACTTGATTCAGCTGAAACCTCAGCTTAATAATTTATTGAATCACAAAGATTTGGCGGAACTCTACCACCCTGATGGCCGGGTTTATAATGAAAGAAGCTTATTGGTACCTGGACAAGGAAAGCGGATTCCCGATCGTTTGGTGTCTTTAAATGATCGGTGGTACCTAGCCGATTACAAGACTGGGGTTGAGTTAGCGGCGCATCAGCAACAGCTGCAAGACTATGCCCAACTTCTTAAAGAAGCCGGCATAGAATTACAAAAAGCGGTACTAATTTATTTAGGGGAGGAGCTAAAGGTGGTAAAGCTAAAGCTCTGA
- the kbl gene encoding glycine C-acetyltransferase translates to MYGKLQAHLQSELQQIEADGLYKRERIITGEQGAEITVQGGQKVLNFCSNNYLGLSSHPKVIEAAKASLDTHGFGMSSVRFICGTQDIHKTLEQKIADFLGTEDTILYAAAFDANGGVFEPLLGAEDAIISDSLNHASIIDGVRLCKAARYRYENNNMEDLEKQLQAASETARFKIIVTDGVFSMDGYVAQLDKICDLAEKYDALVMVDECHATGFIGKTGRGTHDLNNVMGRVDIITGTLGKALGGAMGGFTTGRKEIIDLLRQRSRPYLFSNSLAPAIVGASIAVFDLLSETTELRDKLENNVNYFKKGIREAGFDIKDGDSAIVPIMLYDAALSQQFADALLKEGIYVIGFFYPVVPKGQARIRVQLSAAHEQEHLDRAIAAFTKVGKELGVLK, encoded by the coding sequence ATGTACGGTAAACTACAAGCGCACTTACAATCAGAACTTCAACAAATTGAAGCTGACGGACTTTATAAGCGCGAACGCATTATCACCGGCGAACAAGGCGCCGAAATTACCGTGCAGGGTGGGCAAAAAGTGCTCAATTTCTGCAGCAATAATTACCTCGGTCTTTCTTCACATCCTAAAGTAATTGAAGCAGCCAAAGCAAGTTTGGATACTCATGGTTTTGGCATGTCGTCCGTGCGCTTTATTTGCGGAACTCAAGATATTCATAAGACACTGGAGCAAAAGATCGCCGACTTCCTCGGAACAGAGGATACCATCCTTTATGCTGCAGCCTTCGATGCCAATGGTGGTGTATTTGAACCGCTTTTAGGTGCCGAAGATGCCATTATCTCGGATAGCCTCAACCATGCTTCCATTATCGATGGAGTTCGCTTATGTAAAGCCGCGCGCTATCGCTACGAGAACAATAATATGGAAGACCTGGAAAAACAATTGCAGGCCGCTTCCGAAACCGCTCGTTTCAAAATTATTGTGACCGATGGAGTATTTAGCATGGACGGCTATGTGGCACAATTGGACAAAATTTGCGACCTGGCCGAAAAATACGATGCGCTGGTAATGGTAGACGAATGCCATGCTACCGGCTTTATCGGTAAAACCGGACGTGGTACCCATGATCTTAATAATGTAATGGGTCGAGTAGATATTATTACCGGAACCTTAGGAAAAGCTCTTGGTGGCGCCATGGGTGGCTTTACCACCGGTCGAAAAGAAATTATCGACTTACTGCGTCAGCGCTCTCGTCCCTACTTATTCTCTAATTCCTTGGCCCCAGCTATTGTAGGTGCCTCTATCGCGGTATTTGACCTTTTAAGCGAAACCACCGAATTACGTGATAAGCTGGAGAATAATGTGAATTACTTCAAAAAAGGAATTCGCGAAGCAGGTTTCGATATTAAAGACGGAGACTCTGCTATTGTTCCCATTATGCTTTATGATGCCGCCCTTTCACAACAATTTGCCGATGCACTTCTTAAGGAAGGCATCTATGTGATTGGCTTCTTCTACCCCGTTGTACCAAAGGGTCAAGCCCGGATTCGTGTACAATTAAGTGCCGCCCACGAACAAGAACATTTAGATCGCGCCATTGCCGCCTTTACCAAAGTAGGTAAGGAGCTTGGAGTTTTAAAATGA
- a CDS encoding phospholipase D-like domain-containing protein: MNSHLKNLEQELLLSLEDLILSRSEKRSLKALLAEHELNAQQRDWLLSRVRDFAMDRVEGAKTELILGWFYECVKLLKEPAGSESTHGRAYFSPGEDCRDAILSQLRSAAHSIDICVFTISDDIIRDAIVSAYKVGKRVRIISDNDKSEDMGSDIDFLHRIGIPILLDKTEDHMHHKFALFDDKVLLTGSYNWTRSAAERNYENLVLSEDPVLLRAFRLEFDRIWEHLD, from the coding sequence ATGAATAGCCACCTTAAGAATCTGGAGCAAGAGCTATTGCTCAGTCTGGAAGATCTGATTTTATCGCGCAGTGAAAAACGCAGCCTTAAAGCCTTACTAGCTGAACATGAATTAAACGCTCAACAGCGGGACTGGCTGCTTAGTAGAGTGCGAGATTTCGCGATGGATCGGGTAGAGGGAGCTAAAACCGAATTGATCTTGGGCTGGTTTTACGAATGTGTGAAGCTTTTAAAGGAACCGGCAGGTTCGGAATCTACGCATGGCCGGGCCTATTTTAGTCCGGGAGAGGATTGTCGAGATGCTATTCTAAGTCAGTTGCGATCTGCCGCCCACAGTATCGATATCTGTGTATTTACCATTAGCGACGATATTATCCGTGATGCCATAGTTTCGGCCTACAAAGTAGGAAAGCGGGTGCGCATTATTAGCGATAATGACAAGAGTGAAGATATGGGCTCGGATATCGATTTTTTACACCGAATTGGGATTCCTATTCTTTTGGATAAAACCGAGGATCACATGCATCATAAATTCGCCCTCTTTGATGATAAGGTATTGCTAACGGGCAGTTATAATTGGACCCGTTCGGCGGCGGAGCGCAATTATGAGAACCTTGTATTAAGCGAAGACCCTGTATTGCTGAGGGCCTTCCGCTTAGAGTTTGATCGTATTTGGGAGCATTTGGATTAG
- a CDS encoding Fur family transcriptional regulator, which yields MTDTAEEILRSHGLRRTLGRIQVLHFVMQQKAAVSHSELSQAFEGKLDRASLYRTLQDFEQQGLIHKVPDDVVSVKYAYCHGSCSPEHHHDSHLHFKCHNCDQTYCLEENTLPKIAVPEGFIPESTEVLIHGICRACA from the coding sequence ATGACAGATACAGCTGAAGAAATCTTACGCTCCCATGGCCTGCGCAGAACGCTGGGCCGTATTCAAGTACTCCATTTTGTGATGCAGCAAAAAGCCGCTGTTTCACATAGCGAACTCAGTCAGGCCTTTGAAGGAAAACTCGACCGGGCCAGCTTATACCGCACTTTACAAGATTTCGAACAGCAGGGTCTTATTCACAAGGTTCCGGATGATGTGGTTTCGGTGAAATACGCCTATTGCCACGGTTCTTGCTCTCCGGAGCATCATCATGATTCGCATTTACATTTCAAATGCCACAATTGCGATCAAACCTATTGTTTGGAGGAAAACACCTTACCTAAAATTGCTGTGCCAGAGGGTTTTATCCCAGAAAGCACGGAGGTTTTAATTCATGGTATTTGCCGGGCTTGCGCCTAA
- a CDS encoding DUF4625 domain-containing protein, whose product MRKTALFLSVLALGSACSNDSDNQDLDAPVILSATLNGEDHDLEFNAGEAINLAVEVSDNEALGQLKLDLHDQFDGHSHGKLSSTWTLSEVYNLSGSQTTFKESLQVPDPVTAGPHHLILRLLDAAGNESEFTELDFVLRNGSEPQISITDPDFSQGFQITKGQSFNLTGSVTDNIDLAEIVIQVREESEHSHKSYSSTIFSFDKDLDGGSDLSFDLGSLSISIPSTAEIGHYELYISAKDSEGNYGIYTAEIEVI is encoded by the coding sequence ATGCGTAAAACTGCTCTCTTTCTATCTGTTTTAGCTCTTGGCTCTGCTTGCTCTAATGACTCTGACAATCAGGATCTGGACGCGCCAGTGATCCTTTCTGCTACTTTAAACGGAGAAGATCATGATTTAGAATTCAATGCTGGAGAAGCCATTAACCTGGCGGTAGAGGTTTCAGACAATGAGGCCTTGGGTCAATTAAAGCTTGATTTGCACGATCAATTCGATGGCCATAGTCATGGTAAACTTTCCAGCACCTGGACCCTTAGTGAAGTTTATAATTTAAGCGGTAGCCAAACTACTTTTAAGGAAAGTCTGCAAGTGCCCGATCCGGTAACCGCCGGTCCCCACCACCTCATCTTAAGGCTATTGGATGCGGCTGGAAATGAATCTGAATTCACCGAACTCGACTTTGTCCTTCGCAATGGCAGCGAACCTCAAATTAGTATTACCGACCCTGATTTCTCTCAAGGTTTCCAGATTACTAAAGGTCAAAGCTTTAATCTTACTGGTAGCGTGACCGACAATATCGATCTGGCCGAAATAGTAATTCAAGTGCGCGAAGAATCTGAACACAGCCATAAAAGCTATTCCAGCACCATTTTCTCCTTTGATAAGGATTTGGATGGAGGCTCCGACCTCAGCTTTGATTTAGGAAGCCTTAGTATCAGCATTCCTTCTACAGCCGAGATTGGACATTATGAATTGTACATTAGCGCCAAAGATTCAGAAGGAAACTACGGTATTTATACCGCCGAAATTGAAGTGATTTAA
- a CDS encoding TonB-dependent receptor, protein MVTISSAYLNRALGLVFFLLWGWNSYAQEATLEVQLKDLYKGEALAGVRLTIHETEQSSFSDSSGFIRMSLLPGHYHLHFEKEGYLAEERDLHFPEEKSLILAMIPSRIELDELLIEDGMLNQSRKKYSQEMLILHPKEEEQASQIDLASILERMPGINALNTGQGISKPVIRGFMGNRVAVIDQGIKQEGQQWGLDHGLEIDPFQVQGMELIKGPAALQYGSDALAGALRLLAEDLPERTWSGGLQSVYHSNNQAWGNSVHAAYRKDKFSTSLRLSRKRYSDFRVPAESFTYNGYILPITDHTLKNTAGEQQSAQWNINWNSNQYRARYSFSVYDQKQGMYPGATGIPRAFDVGNIGETRNIDLPRQEIQHYKAYTLQNIKIQDHWLEIEAGYQFNDRAEKSLPHAHGFAELDSNDYLALGLKLHSLQANARYRFHWLEQDFVAGIAQQYQRNHQSGFEFLIPEYGAYQSGLYVLSKGKFQSNLFWDGGLRWEYRQHQSPQGITRWWNNIDSLVLRSPAIDRQFSNLAAAFGLSYILRESWQLKLHLARSFRAPNIAELSSNGVHHGTFRHEVGDAQLNPEIAWQVDGLVEYQNEEWLIRLSPYFYYFENMLFLRPTARFSNLPEAGQVYEYQQAPALQGGAELYWDWHPWKQLHWSNASELLVNRNLNTQLPLPFSPPWSNLSTLKWEANSWYLSADWRYTFAQNRTDRNEKASPAYHLFGLQAAYKLKWADQQLQVHIAVHNLFDTFYLRHLSRYRILNLPEQGRNIVAGISYSF, encoded by the coding sequence ATGGTAACGATATCCTCGGCTTATTTAAATAGAGCGCTAGGCTTAGTTTTTTTCCTCCTTTGGGGCTGGAACTCCTATGCCCAGGAAGCTACCTTAGAAGTACAGCTCAAAGACCTTTACAAAGGAGAGGCCTTAGCAGGGGTGCGTCTTACCATTCACGAAACGGAGCAATCCAGCTTTAGCGACAGCAGTGGTTTTATCCGGATGAGTTTACTGCCGGGCCACTATCATTTGCATTTCGAAAAAGAAGGCTACCTGGCCGAAGAAAGGGATCTACATTTTCCCGAAGAGAAGAGCCTTATTCTGGCCATGATCCCCAGTAGGATTGAGCTAGATGAGCTTCTCATTGAAGATGGAATGCTCAATCAAAGTCGAAAAAAGTATTCTCAGGAAATGCTCATTCTGCATCCCAAAGAGGAAGAGCAAGCCTCCCAAATTGATTTGGCTTCAATACTGGAAAGAATGCCCGGGATTAATGCCCTCAATACAGGCCAGGGTATTTCGAAACCTGTTATTCGCGGTTTTATGGGAAATCGGGTAGCGGTTATCGATCAAGGAATTAAGCAAGAAGGTCAGCAATGGGGCTTGGATCATGGTTTAGAAATCGACCCTTTCCAAGTGCAAGGTATGGAACTGATCAAAGGACCGGCCGCGCTTCAGTACGGAAGTGATGCCCTGGCTGGTGCCCTGAGACTATTGGCGGAGGATCTACCGGAAAGAACCTGGTCTGGCGGACTGCAAAGCGTTTATCATAGCAATAATCAGGCTTGGGGAAATTCGGTACATGCTGCCTATCGAAAAGATAAATTCAGCACTAGCCTACGCCTTAGCCGCAAGCGCTACAGCGACTTTAGGGTACCCGCTGAAAGCTTTACTTATAATGGCTATATCCTACCCATTACCGATCACACTTTAAAAAACACTGCTGGCGAACAACAATCTGCGCAGTGGAATATTAACTGGAACAGCAATCAATACCGGGCGCGTTATAGCTTCTCTGTTTATGATCAGAAGCAAGGAATGTATCCCGGAGCAACCGGCATTCCTCGGGCATTTGATGTGGGCAATATCGGGGAAACCCGCAATATTGATTTGCCACGCCAGGAAATTCAGCATTACAAAGCCTATACCCTGCAAAACATTAAAATTCAGGATCATTGGTTGGAAATCGAAGCCGGTTATCAATTTAATGACCGGGCCGAAAAAAGCTTGCCCCACGCTCATGGCTTTGCTGAACTCGACAGTAATGACTATCTCGCGCTGGGACTTAAACTCCACAGCTTACAGGCCAATGCGCGCTATCGTTTCCATTGGCTAGAGCAAGATTTCGTCGCAGGAATCGCCCAGCAATATCAACGCAATCATCAAAGTGGATTCGAATTTTTAATCCCGGAATATGGAGCCTATCAATCCGGGCTATATGTACTGAGCAAGGGTAAATTTCAAAGCAATCTCTTTTGGGATGGCGGCTTGCGTTGGGAATACCGCCAACATCAATCTCCCCAAGGTATAACTCGTTGGTGGAATAATATTGATAGCCTGGTGCTGCGCTCTCCGGCGATAGATCGCCAATTTTCTAATCTGGCTGCTGCATTTGGTCTCTCCTATATCCTACGCGAATCCTGGCAATTGAAATTGCATCTGGCCCGTAGCTTCCGAGCGCCAAATATTGCTGAGTTAAGCTCCAATGGTGTGCATCATGGTACTTTTAGACATGAAGTAGGCGATGCCCAACTTAATCCAGAAATCGCTTGGCAAGTAGATGGCCTGGTCGAATATCAGAATGAAGAATGGTTAATTCGACTAAGCCCTTATTTCTACTATTTCGAGAATATGCTCTTCCTGCGGCCCACCGCGCGATTTTCCAATTTGCCAGAAGCTGGCCAGGTGTATGAGTATCAGCAAGCACCCGCTCTACAAGGCGGGGCCGAACTTTATTGGGACTGGCATCCCTGGAAACAATTGCATTGGAGTAATGCCAGTGAATTACTGGTCAATCGAAATCTCAATACCCAATTGCCTCTTCCCTTTAGTCCACCCTGGTCTAACCTTAGTACTTTAAAATGGGAGGCGAATAGCTGGTACCTTTCGGCGGATTGGCGCTATACCTTCGCTCAAAACCGTACCGATCGCAATGAAAAGGCCAGTCCTGCTTATCATCTATTTGGACTCCAAGCCGCCTATAAATTGAAATGGGCCGATCAACAACTGCAGGTACATATTGCCGTGCACAATCTCTTTGATACTTTCTATCTACGGCATCTTTCCCGTTACCGCATATTAAACCTGCCGGAACAAGGTCGAAATATAGTGGCCGGCATTTCTTACTCTTTTTAA
- the rseP gene encoding RIP metalloprotease RseP — MEIIIQASQFLLSLSLLIILHELGHFIPAKIFKTKVEKFYLFFDYKFSLFKKKIGETVYGIGWIPLGGYVKIAGMIDESMDTDQMKEEPKPWEFRSKPAWQRLIIMVGGVTVNVILAIVIYIGMFMYYGEAYLPIDNIENGLMVGEKGKAIGLETGDLVTSVDGKAIARYSEINKELVLSENSIGIIRNGEAMEIQVNPEDKAKLLEGDGAIVQLRFPFVIEAFGDTSSAKDAGVEVGDWIKAVNDQENLTADMIHDIIPEYAGDTIQLGLLRGDEYLNISVAVPESGKIGIAPQNKIELKKYFQLESQKFTLAEAIPAGWNKTTGVLKDYIRQLKMIFTPSTGAYKKVGGFIAIASQFPNEWDWEWFWGITAFLSIMLAFLNILPIPALDGGHVVFVLIEMITGRKPSDKVLEYAQMVGFFILLALIVLANGNDILGLFK, encoded by the coding sequence ATGGAAATCATTATACAGGCCTCCCAGTTTTTACTCTCCTTATCCCTGCTCATTATTCTGCATGAGCTCGGACACTTTATTCCGGCTAAGATTTTTAAAACCAAGGTGGAAAAATTCTACCTCTTCTTTGATTATAAGTTCTCGCTCTTTAAAAAGAAGATTGGAGAAACGGTTTATGGCATTGGCTGGATTCCCCTGGGCGGCTATGTGAAGATTGCCGGGATGATCGATGAGAGCATGGATACCGACCAGATGAAGGAAGAACCCAAACCCTGGGAATTTCGTTCAAAGCCGGCCTGGCAGCGATTGATTATTATGGTAGGTGGGGTAACCGTGAATGTGATCTTGGCGATTGTGATTTATATCGGAATGTTCATGTACTATGGTGAAGCATACCTTCCGATAGATAATATCGAAAACGGCCTGATGGTAGGTGAAAAAGGTAAAGCTATTGGCCTGGAAACCGGTGATTTGGTTACTAGTGTTGATGGTAAAGCCATTGCCCGTTATTCGGAAATCAATAAAGAGCTAGTTTTAAGTGAAAACAGCATTGGTATTATCCGCAATGGTGAAGCCATGGAAATTCAGGTTAATCCAGAAGATAAAGCCAAACTTTTAGAAGGAGATGGCGCCATCGTTCAACTGCGTTTTCCCTTTGTAATTGAAGCATTTGGCGATACTTCTTCTGCTAAAGATGCAGGGGTTGAAGTTGGGGATTGGATTAAAGCTGTAAATGATCAAGAGAACCTTACGGCTGATATGATCCATGACATTATCCCCGAATATGCTGGCGATACCATTCAATTAGGTCTTTTACGTGGTGATGAATATCTGAATATCTCTGTAGCTGTGCCCGAGAGTGGGAAAATTGGCATCGCGCCTCAGAATAAAATTGAGCTGAAAAAATACTTCCAATTAGAAAGTCAAAAATTCACCCTGGCAGAAGCTATTCCCGCAGGATGGAACAAGACAACTGGTGTTTTAAAGGATTATATCCGTCAATTAAAAATGATTTTCACCCCCAGCACCGGTGCGTATAAGAAAGTGGGTGGTTTTATCGCAATTGCATCTCAATTCCCTAATGAATGGGATTGGGAATGGTTCTGGGGCATTACTGCCTTCCTAAGCATTATGCTCGCCTTCTTAAACATATTGCCTATCCCGGCCCTGGATGGAGGCCATGTGGTATTCGTTTTAATTGAAATGATTACCGGCCGCAAACCATCAGATAAGGTGCTCGAATATGCGCAAATGGTAGGCTTTTTCATCTTATTGGCGCTAATCGTACTGGCCAATGGTAACGATATCCTCGGCTTATTTAAATAG